ATTTGCGAGACAACGGCGCCACCTGCGACCCGGAGGCCGCCTCAGCCTGCGGCGCCCGGGTCGCGGGGCTAGCTACGGTTACCGTACTCGACCCGGTTGAGCACTGATGACGACGGATCGCCCCCGGGGAGTGGCGGTTTCTTGTCCTGCTGCACCATCAGGGTCACTCCGAAGATCGCGGCCGCGCCCAGCAACAGACCAACCACCACGCTTGCGGCGGCGGGCGCGACGATCCGGTTCATCGGTGGCTCCTCGACGGCTGTGGGTGCGGCTTGAGAGGCTAGAGGCAACTTAGCAGAAGCGTGGGCCTGGCCCCCCAACCCGGAGCGTATGCGCCACCGTGACAGCATGTCCGGATGGCTTTTCCACGCACACTGGCGATACTCGCTGCGGCAGCAGCGTTGGTGGTGGCCTGCAGCCATGGCGGCACACCCACCGGATCGTCGACGACCTCCGGCGCGTCGCCCGCAACTCCGGTAGCCGTTCCCGTGCCCCGGAGCTGCGCCGAGCCGGCGGGGATCCCGGCGCTGCTGTCCCCCCGTGACAAGCTGGCCCAGCTGCTGGTGGTCGGCGTGCGAGATGCTGCGGACGCCCAAGCCGTGGTCACCAACTACCACGTCGGCGGCATCCTCATCGGCAGCGACACCGACCTGACGATTTTTGACGGCGCGCTGGCCGAGATCGTTGCCGGCGGGGGTCCGCTGCCGCTGGCGGTGAGTGTCGACGAGGAAGGCGGGCGGGTGTCCCGGTTGAGGTCGCTGATCGGCGGTACGGGGCCGTCGGCCCGCGAACTGGCACAAACCCGAACCGTCCAGCAGGTGCGCGACTTGGCTCGAGACCGCGGCCGGCAGATGAGAAAGCTGGGTATCACCATCGACTTCGCCCCGGTGGTCGACGTCACCGACGCCCCGGATGACACGGTGATCGGGGACCGGTCGTTCGGCTCGGATCCGGCTACGGTCACCGCGTATGCCGGGGCGTACGCGCAGGGTCTGCGCGATGCCGGGGTGCTGCCGGTGCTCAAGCATTTCCCCGGTCACGGGCGTGGCTCGGGTGATTCGCACAACGGGGGTGTCACGACACCACCGCTTGATGACCTGGTGGGCGATGACCTGGTGCCCTACCGAACGCTGGTGACCCAGGCGCCGGTCGGTGTGATGGTGGGTCATCTGCAGGTTCCTGGGTTGACCGGCTCCGAGCCGGCCAGTCTGAGCAAGGCCGCGGTGAACCTGCTGCGCACCGGCACGGGATACGGCGCACCGCCGTTCGATGGTCCAGTGTTCAGCGACGACCTCTCTGGTATGGCCGCGATCTCAGACCGGTTTGGCGTCAGCGAGGCGGTGTTGCGCACCTTGCAAGCCGGTGCCGATATCGCACTGTGGGTTACCACCAAAGAGGTGCCCGCGGTGCTGGACCGCCTGGAACAGGCGCTGCGCGCCGGTGAATTGCCGATGTCGGCGGTCGACCGGTCGGTGGTGCGGGTGGCGACCATGAAGGGGCCCAACCCGGGGTGTGGCCGTTAGCGATGTGCGGCTGGCGCCCCACTGCTTACCGTAGGGTTAGATAGACGGGCTACAGGGGCCCAAAAGGGGCTGGCGATGGCAGGTGGTACCAAGCGACTACCGCGTGCTGTCCGAGAGCAGCAGATGCTCGATGCCGCCGTGCAGATGTTCTCGGTTAACGGCTACCACGAGACCTCGATGGACGCGATCGCTGCCGAGGCGCAGATCTCCAAGCCGATGCTGTACCTGTACTACGGCTCCAAGGAAGACCTGTTCGGCGCCTGCCTGAACCGTGAGATGAGCCGGTTCATCGACGCGTTGCGTTCCAGCATCAACTTCGACCAGAGCCCGAAAGACTTGCTGCGCAACACCATCGTGTCGTTCCTACGCTATATCGATGCCAACCGGGCGTCGTGGATCGTGATGTACACCCAGGCCACCAGCTCCCAAGCGTTCGCGCACACGGTGCGTGAGGGGCGCGAACAGATCGTCCAACTGGTGGCCGAGTTGGTGCGGGCCGGCACCCGCGGCCCGCTTACGGACGCCGAAATCGAGATGATGGCCGTCGCGCTGGTGGGCGCCGGCGAGGCAGTGGCCACCCGGCTCGGTATCGGTGACACCGACGTTGACGAGGCGGCCGAGATGATGATCAACCTGTTCTGGCTCGGCCTCAAGGGCGCGCCGGTGGATCGGCTCGAGACCGGGCACTGACCTGCGCGGTATCGGCCACTGAGATGTGGGTGTATTTTAGATGCAGATGTAAATTCGATGTATGATTCGAACGCAAGTCCAGCTCCCAGATGAGCTTTACCGGGACGCCAAGCGGGTCGCGCACGAGCACGAAATGACCCTTGCCGAGGTCGTTCGTCGCGGGCTGGAGCACATGGTGCGGATCTATCCGAGGCGCGATGCGGCGTCCGACACCTGGCAGCCGCCCACGCCGCGTCGACTCGGTCCGTTTCGTGCGTCCGAAGAAACGTGGCGCGAGCTCGCCAACGAGGCGTGAGTAGCCCGTGCTCTCGATCGATACGAATATCCTGCTGTACGCGCAGAACCGGGATTGCCCCGAGCATGACGCCGCCGCCGCCTTCCTCGTCGAGTGCGCTGGTCGAGCCGACGTCGCAGTCTGCGAACTCGTGCTTATGGAGCTGTATCAATTGCTGCGGAATCCTACGGTGGTGACGCGACCGCTCGAGGGCCCCGAGGCGGCGGAAGTCTGTCAGACGTTCCGTCGCAACCGGCGGTGGGCGCTCCTCGAGAACGCTCCGGTCATGAACGAGGTGTGGGTGTTGGCGGCCACGCCTAGAATTGCTCGCCGGCGCCTATTCGATGCCCGGCTGGCACTGACCTTGCGCCATCATGGTGTCGACGAATTCGCCACTCGAAACATCAACGGCTTCACCGACTTCGGCTTCTCACGCGTGTGGGACCCGATAACGTCGGATGGCTGACCACGCCGGGCCGATCCGCGTGGCCCCGGCTATAGACCCCGCACGGTAGCGGTCAGGTGGGGGTATCCCTTGGCCATATTGCGCAGCGTGAGATCCCAGCCGCCATCGCCTTCGGCGACGTAGAGTCCCGCGGTGGCCGGCAGCAGCACCGGCTTGGCGAACCGAACCGAATAGCGCACCGCGTCCGGAAAACGGGCTTCGATATTCGCCAATACCGCCGCGGCAGTGAACATCCCGTGCGCGATGACGGTGGGGAAGCCGAACAGTTTCGCCGCGATCGGGTTGGTGTGGATCGGGTTGTGATCGCCGCCGACGGCGGCATAGCGGCGGATCTTCGCCGGGGTGATCCGCAGGACCGCGGCGGGCGGGGGTAGCTTGGGCTTTTTTTGCGGCGGCGGTTTGGGTTCGCCGGACAAGCTGGTGCGTTGTTGATGCAGGAACGTCGTCACCTGGTGCCAGGCGACATCGTTGCCGACGCTGACGTTGGTCACCAGATCGACCAGCAGGCCCCTGCGGTGTTCGCGCAGATTCTCCGCGCGCACCCGCACGCCCACCGCGTCGGTGACCGCGATCGGCCGGTATTGCGTGATGTGGTTCTCGGTGTGTATCGCTCCCATTGCGGCGAACGGGAAGTCGAAGCCGGTCACCAACGACATCACCGATGGAAAAGTCAACGCGAACGGATAGGTCAACGGCACCTGGTTGCCGTAGCGCAGACCGGTGACCGCCGCGTAGGCCGCGACGTTGGCGGGGTCGATCGGCAGCTCCTCGACGGTCACCGTCCGGTTGGGCAGCTGGTCTGTCCGGGGCACCACGGGTAGCGCCCCGGCCGCCGCGCGCAGCAGGTTCTTCAGGCCGCTGGGTTGAGTCACTACTGTCCCCTCACGCGCCGATCATGGCCTGGCCGCAGACACGAATGACGTTGCCGGTCACCGCGTTTGACGCCGGGCTGGCGAAGTAGGCGATGGCCTCGGCGACGTCGACGGGCTGCCCGCCCTGCAGCAGCGAGTTCAGCCGGCGGCCTACCTCACGGGTGGCCAGCGGGATGGCGGCCGTCATCTGGGTTTCGATGAATCCCGGTGCCACGGCGTTGATCGTGATGCCTTTCGCGGCCAGGCCGGGTGCCAGCGCCTGGGTGATGCCGATCATCCCGGCCTTGGTGGTGGCGTAGTTGGTCTGGCCGCGGTTGCCGGCGATGCCGGCGATCGACGACAGCCCGATCACCCGACCACCCTCTCCGATGCTGCCGTTGCCCACCAGACCCTCGGTGAGCCGCAACGGGGCAAGCAGATTGACAGCCAGGACGGCGTCCCAACGCGCATCGTCCATGTTGGCCAGCAGCTTGTCACGGGTGATGCCGGCGTTGTTGACCAGGATGTCGGCCTTGCCACCGTGGTGGTCGCGCAGGTGCTCGCTGATCTTGTCGACGGCATCGTCGGCGGTGACGTCG
Above is a window of Mycobacterium tuberculosis H37Rv DNA encoding:
- a CDS encoding hypothetical protein (A core mycobacterial gene; conserved in mycobacterial strains (See Marmiesse et al., 2004 PMID:14766927).), producing MNRIVAPAAASVVVGLLLGAAAIFGVTLMVQQDKKPPLPGGDPSSSVLNRVEYGNRS
- the lpqI gene encoding lipoprotein LpqI, which gives rise to MAFPRTLAILAAAAALVVACSHGGTPTGSSTTSGASPATPVAVPVPRSCAEPAGIPALLSPRDKLAQLLVVGVRDAADAQAVVTNYHVGGILIGSDTDLTIFDGALAEIVAGGGPLPLAVSVDEEGGRVSRLRSLIGGTGPSARELAQTRTVQQVRDLARDRGRQMRKLGITIDFAPVVDVTDAPDDTVIGDRSFGSDPATVTAYAGAYAQGLRDAGVLPVLKHFPGHGRGSGDSHNGGVTTPPLDDLVGDDLVPYRTLVTQAPVGVMVGHLQVPGLTGSEPASLSKAAVNLLRTGTGYGAPPFDGPVFSDDLSGMAAISDRFGVSEAVLRTLQAGADIALWVTTKEVPAVLDRLEQALRAGELPMSAVDRSVVRVATMKGPNPGCGR
- a CDS encoding transcriptional regulator — protein: MAGGTKRLPRAVREQQMLDAAVQMFSVNGYHETSMDAIAAEAQISKPMLYLYYGSKEDLFGACLNREMSRFIDALRSSINFDQSPKDLLRNTIVSFLRYIDANRASWIVMYTQATSSQAFAHTVREGREQIVQLVAELVRAGTRGPLTDAEIEMMAVALVGAGEAVATRLGIGDTDVDEAAEMMINLFWLGLKGAPVDRLETGH
- the vapB24 gene encoding antitoxin VapB24, which gives rise to MIRTQVQLPDELYRDAKRVAHEHEMTLAEVVRRGLEHMVRIYPRRDAASDTWQPPTPRRLGPFRASEETWRELANEA
- the vapC24 gene encoding ribonuclease VapC24; its protein translation is MLSIDTNILLYAQNRDCPEHDAAAAFLVECAGRADVAVCELVLMELYQLLRNPTVVTRPLEGPEAAEVCQTFRRNRRWALLENAPVMNEVWVLAATPRIARRRLFDARLALTLRHHGVDEFATRNINGFTDFGFSRVWDPITSDG
- the htdX gene encoding 3-hydroxyacyl-thioester dehydratase HtdX codes for the protein MTQPSGLKNLLRAAAGALPVVPRTDQLPNRTVTVEELPIDPANVAAYAAVTGLRYGNQVPLTYPFALTFPSVMSLVTGFDFPFAAMGAIHTENHITQYRPIAVTDAVGVRVRAENLREHRRGLLVDLVTNVSVGNDVAWHQVTTFLHQQRTSLSGEPKPPPQKKPKLPPPAAVLRITPAKIRRYAAVGGDHNPIHTNPIAAKLFGFPTVIAHGMFTAAAVLANIEARFPDAVRYSVRFAKPVLLPATAGLYVAEGDGGWDLTLRNMAKGYPHLTATVRGL